A stretch of DNA from Candidatus Neomarinimicrobiota bacterium:
TATCAATAATAAAAACTAATAATAATTTCTTTTTAAATTTAAGAAAAAGCATCCGTCATGGTGAGCGCCTGCCCGCCCGTCTGGACGGCAAACCGGACAGGACTAATGTCAGACGGGGAGTCGAACCATGGTTAACATAGTATTCAGGAGAACAGATAATGGCTGACCTCAGTATAGATTTTTGTGGTATAAAATCACCTAACCCGTTCTGGCTTGCCTCCGCGCCTCCGACCAATTCGGGATATCAGGTCAACAAAGCTTTCGAAGCCGGATGGGGCGGCGCTGTCTGGAAAACTATCGGCGCTCCGGTCATGAACACGTACAATCGTTACGGAGGACTTGACGGTCCTGAACAAAAGTTGATTGGACTCAATAACATTGAGCTGATAAGTGATAGAAACCTTGAAGTAAACCTGAAGGAAATCGCGGAGGTAAAAAAAGAGTGGCCCGACCGCGCTGTTATCGCCTCATTGATGGTCGAATCAGACAGAGATACATGGCACGATATCGTTAAAAAAACAGAGGATACAGGCTGCGACGGAATCGAACTCAATTACGGCTGTCCGCATGGTATGAGCGAAAGAGGTATGGGCGCTGCCGTCGGACAAGTACCTGAATACTGCACCATGATAACCGAATGGGTAACCGAAACAGCATCGATTCCTATAATAGTGAAACTCACTCCAAACGTCACAGATATAACACTATCAGCGAGGGCAGCCGTCAAGGGCAAAGCTGACTCCCTCTCCCTTATTAACACCATCAACAGTATAATCGGCGTGGATCTCGACACATTCGAGCCTGTGCCTTCTGTTGGAGGAAAAGGCTCTCACGGAGGTTTTGCCGGACCGGCCGTTAAACCGATTGCTCTGCATATGATCTCGGCTATAAGCAAAGACGAAGAAGTGAACGTCCCCATCTCCGGTATCGGGGGAATCTCCACATGGAGAGACGCGGCAGAGTTTATGCTCCTCGGGGCAACAAACGTTCAAGTATGCACCGCGGTAATGCACTACGGTTTCCGGATAATTGAGGACATGATAGATGGGATGAGTAACTGGCTCGATGAAAAGGGCATTGGATCGGTCACGGAGATAATCGGGAAATCT
This window harbors:
- the preA gene encoding NAD-dependent dihydropyrimidine dehydrogenase subunit PreA, which gives rise to MADLSIDFCGIKSPNPFWLASAPPTNSGYQVNKAFEAGWGGAVWKTIGAPVMNTYNRYGGLDGPEQKLIGLNNIELISDRNLEVNLKEIAEVKKEWPDRAVIASLMVESDRDTWHDIVKKTEDTGCDGIELNYGCPHGMSERGMGAAVGQVPEYCTMITEWVTETASIPIIVKLTPNVTDITLSARAAVKGKADSLSLINTINSIIGVDLDTFEPVPSVGGKGSHGGFAGPAVKPIALHMISAISKDEEVNVPISGIGGISTWRDAAEFMLLGATNVQVCTAVMHYGFRIIEDMIDGMSNWLDEKGIGSVTEIIGKSVERITDFGQLNLLYKTTARIDKDKCISCNLCYIVCEDAAHQCIDMKPYDGGIKPEIREDDCIGCRLCAMVCPVHECIEMVELDYKESKTWSELEKELSDPLEWAELREFQKKHGIEIH